The Atribacter laminatus genome contains the following window.
AAAAAATATTCTTTATTGCTTTCTAAGATATAGCTTCCCGGATCATCAATACGAAACAACGACATTTGAAGACTTTTGATTTCGCTCACATTAACCCTTGCTTCTATTGATTCACCCGGATAGATATGAGCCGGTACACTCAGTGAGATATATGGAGAAGCAAACGAACTTCCCGATAAAAAAATAAATACAGTTAAAAAAATGAAACTAATCCAGGATAAGAGTTTCAAGAATCTCCCTCCTTCGGGCTTATCTTTCTAATCATTTAAACCAAGGTTATAATATTTGTCACTCTAATATTTTAAACCGATAGAATCCTAAAAAAGATGGATTATCAACAACCGGCCACCAGCGACGATCTGGATGCTTTTTCAGGTCATCCAAAAATATTTCTTGAATATAACCTTCTTGATCCTCGATAGTTCCGGTATGATAAATAACTTTCCCCTTCCCCTCATAAATCATAACATGATAAGGAAAATTGAAAAAGCCTGGATGATAAAAAAAAATGAGATCTCCCCTTTCTGCCACCTGGATATCTCTCCCCAAAAAAACCACATTATGGGATAAAAGATACTGTGCCGAAGCAAATACCGAAAAGTCGGTTTCTATGGTATCGAAGCGCAAAGGACCTGGTTTGATACGAAAAAGACGCGTCCCCAACAAAGGAATCCGTGGGTAATTGAAGGATTGAATATCAAAAAGACTCTCTAATTCTCCTTGAAAACTCTGGAACCAAGCCGTATTATGTTTTTTCAAGGCTTCTCGGTAAGCAAAACGAACTAATCCCGAACAATCTTTTTCCTTCCATAGTTCACTTTCCTGGGCTATTTGAGAACGAGCAATATTGACAAATAAATCACGAAAAAGCTGCCGATCAGATTCAGTTTTTAATTCTGCTACATCGGGGAAGCCGTCTTTGTCTAAATCTTCTAAATAGGGATCGACTTCAACACTGAGATATGTAATTACTGGAAACGATCGAATCATTAATTCAGTTTTGCCTTCAAGCAGCTTCGGTGAAAGCTGCACTTGATCGGATACCAGCTTCACATTCAACAAATCGCCATCAACCGTCTTAACCTGTAAACTTTTCCACCAGGGAGAGAAACCCCAAAAATTTTTGATTTTAATAAGAACAGTCTTTTTCTCGCCTAAAACTTGGAGATTGATTTGTTCTGGGCTCTCAATTTTCCAAGGAAGGGCTAAGGAACTGATTAAAAAAAGAAGTAAAAAAACCAAAAGCCTTGAAAAGCGTTTTAACTTCATTCTCCACCCAAAAACCGTAAAGCAAGAAGGGAATAAATTCGTGAGGCAGCAACAATCTGAGTAATAGAAACAAACTCATTGGCAGTATGAGCTTCCTCAATTCGTCCTGGTCCAATAATGACGGTCGGGATGTCAACCTGATCCAAAAAAGCTGCTTCACAAGAAGCTGGAAAAGGAGCAAAAATTGGCATTTCTCCGGGAATATCGGAAATAGAACGGCTGAGTATGTCAATCCCCGGAACATCGCGAGGAATTTTAACTGGCGGAAGATGAGGTATTGACTGTTCAATTTCAAAAGTTGAAGGGAGATTATGGATTTCAAAGACTTTTTTAACTGAATCACAAATAAGAGATTTTATTTCATCAAGGGATAACCCGGGAACGGTTCGGACATCGACTTCAAAAAAACACAGATCAGGAACCACATTTGGTGATGTTCCACCTTGAATCTTTCCAACACTGAGAGCCGGTTTTCCAATATCATCATCTCCATATTGATCGAACTCATTTTGCTTTTCTTTAATAACTTGAAGAATTTCTGAGGCTATATAAATGGCATTTATTCCTCGATGAGCGATTCCAGCATGGCACGACTTTCCTTTGATGGTAACACGGAAGGCGGCAACTCCCCGATGCCCTAAGCTAATATTCAAACCGGTTGGTTCACCAACCACTGCAAAATCGATTGGTTCCCAATTTTTTTGCCAGATCTCTATCCATTTTTTTATTCCAAGATTATCTTGTTCTTCATCGACAACAAAAACCAGTTTTAATTTTCCAAACAGATTGGGAGTAAAAAGGGATACAATTTTTGCCGTATACATCATGGCAGCAAGCGATCCCTTCATATCACATGACCCTCGGCCATAAAGATAATTATCAACCACTTGGCCACCCAAGGGTGGCATGGTCCAACCGGTTCCAACCGGAACAGTATCTAAATGTCCATTCAGCAATAGACAAGGGCCTTCTCCTCTCCCTCCGTCAATTTCTGCAATTATATTGGCTCGGCCTTCTTCGACTTCTTGCCATTCCACTCGGATTTGATGGTCAATAAGATAATTGGCGATATAACGAGCAAGATCCGATTCTCCTCTGGTTCGAGAAACACTGGAAATACGAACTAAATTCTGGGCTAAGTGGATGGGCTCAAATAGGTCAAACTCGTTATCCAACAGGCTTTTTAAATCAGGCATTACTGGGTTTTCTCCTTCAAAAACAATTCTCTCCAATCAATATTAAATTAAGGATTTGCTGATAAATTTCGGCTTCCCCGTTTTTGGAGTTCGATATGTTCTTGACAGAGAGGACACTCATCAGGTGAATAGGTTTTAACTTCCATTTGCAATAGGGGCTGAAAGGGATATTTGAATTGAATCTTACCCCCACTTCGGTCAACCAGTATCCCCACTCCGATAATCTTGGCTCCAGTTTCTTCTATAACATCAATCACTTCTTGAGCTGAAGAACCAGTGGTAACCACATCTTCAACGACGAGAACTGAGTTATTCTGGTCCAAAACAAAATCCCGACGAAATTTCATTTTCCCATTTTCTCTTTCGGTGAAAGCCATTCGTATCCCCAATTGTCGTGCAACTTCATAAGCAAGAATAATACCCCCAACCGCAGGGCCAACAACAACATCCGGTGTCGCTCCCGAAAAACGCTCGATAAGCTCTCCTGCTAATAATTCAACATATTTTGGTTGTTGAAGTAATTTGAATTTTTCTATATAAAAGGGACTGTGTAAGCCGGAGGTGAGAAGAAAATGTCCTTCCATAAAAGCTCCAGCCTCGCGAAATAACTGAAGGATTTCTTGCTCTCTCATCACAATACCTACCTCACTTTTCCAATTAAATCATTAATATCAAAGATATTTTTTTGGACCAAATAAGTTTTGATACCTTCAATGATTTGAACAGCAGCCGAAGGATCAATGAGATTTACCGATCCCAACGCAACTGCCTGAGCCCCGATAAGGAAATATTCAAGGGCATCTTCCGTTTTCATTATACCACCCATTCCGATGATCGGAAGTCGGGTTCTTTGTATTACATCATAGACCAGTTTAAGAGCCAACGGCTTAATAGCCGGCCCGGATAACCCAGCGGTTTTTCTGGAAAAAATATAGCTCTGATTTTCAACATCAATTGCTAAAGCTGGAAAGGTATTGGTAACACTCAGTATATCTACGCCTTCCTTTTCCATAAATTGAAGAACGTTATTCAGGTCATCGGTATTAGGTCCTAATTTAACGATAAGGGGTTTTTGGATTTTCTGCCGCAAATTCTGAATGAGTTGGCATAAAACTTGACCATTAGACGAAAAACTTTCTCCACCTTGTTCGATATTAGGACAAGAAACATTCACCTCAATAGCATCAATCCGCTCTAATCCGTTCATCTTTTTGGCAATATCCGAATATTCTTCAATGGTTTTTCCCCAAATATTGGCAATAATCTTGGTTTGAAAATTCTCTAAAAAAGGCAAGTCTTCTCGAAAAAAGCGGTCAAATCCTTTGTTTTCTAAGCCTATTGAGTTCATTATTCCCGCATAAGTTTCGTGAATACGAGGTGGCGGATTCCCCACCCAGGGAGTTGAGCTCAATCCTTTAAGAGTGAAAGCTCCAACACGATCAAGATCTAAATAAGGAGCAATTTCTCGACCATACCCGGCAGTTCCTGAAGCTAAGATGATCGGGTTGGATAGGGTTAAATTTCCCAAGTGGACTTGGAGATTCATAGTTCAATTTCTCCTAATCGAAATACTGGGCCATCTTTACAAACATGGAAATATCCAGGTAGGCCTTTCTTTTTCACTGCACAACTTAGGCAAACACCGTATCCGCATCCCATTCGTGATTCGAGTGATACTTCTATCTGATTGGGTATAATGTCATCCATTTTTGCTAAAGTCTGAAACATTCCCTGTGGTCCACATGCATAAATTTTTGGAGCAGATTTTGATAAAGAATGTTGCTGACGCCAATTCTCAAAAGCGTCCAAAACTGTTCCACAATAGAAACCAGAAAATTCCTCCTGGCAACTTATTACTAAAGGAATTGGAAGTTGAGAGAGGTATTCAATAAGGACTTTTTCTTCTTGACTTCGAATGCCGAAGAAAAATTGAAATGGAACTTTTTTGTTGATAAAAATTTGGGCTAAAAAATAAAGGGGAACGAATCCACGACCTCCACCAATTAATAAAGCTTCTTTGGGATTTAACGAAAATCCATTCCCCAGAGGTCCAAGCAGATCGACCTGATCTCCAATCTCGAGCTGTGACAAAATTTGCGTTCCTCGACCAACAATTTCAAAAAGCAAACCAAATTGGTTTTCTTGACAAGCTAAAATTCCCAAGGGTCTTTTTAAAAAAGGGTCATAAGATGATCCAGTGGTAACCATCACGAATTGTCCAGGACTGGCGAGATGAGCAATGTCCTTTTCTTCCAGCCACAATTCAACAAAGGATGTTCCAAGGAATCTTTTTTGAACAATTTTGGCTCTTTTCATCGAAAAAGTTCCCAAAATCTTTCTTGATAGTAAATCGCTCGTTCTCGAGCCTTTTTTTCAAATCCCACTCCGGATTCGTTGTTCAAATCTTCACGGTAGGCAAAAATCACATCGCGAGATACGTTAACAATTGCACCTAAACCATCATCTCGAAAGGCATTAGCCAGGGATTTAATATAACCTTTTTGAGCTCCTACTCCAGGAATTAAAAACAAAAGTGAAGGAAAATTGGTACGAAGTAGTTTCAAGTCATCAGGATAAGTCGCCCCAACGACAATTCCAATCGAACTGAATCCTGATTCACCGATCATTTTTTCTCCCAAGGCTTCTACCATCTGAGCAACTTTAACATAGACTTTTTCTGGACCCGAAACGTCCTGTACAGTAGGTGCGCTTCGGTTTGATGTTCGACATAACACAAAAATACCCTTGTCGGTTTTGCCTGCTTCATCTATAAAGGGTCTTAAGCCATCTTCTCCTAAATAGGGATTTATCGTTAAAGCATCAACCTTCCAAAAAGATTCTATTTGACCACCTGGAAAAGAAACCGATGAGAGATATCCCCGTGCGTACGCAAGAGCAGTACTACTGATATCATTACGCTTTCCATCTAAAATGATGATATATCCCAAGTTCCGAGCATGTTCAATAGTTGATTTTAAGGCTGACATTCCTGGAATCCCCAACATCTCATAAAAAGCCATCTGAATTTTTATCATACCCAC
Protein-coding sequences here:
- a CDS encoding DUF1175 family protein, whose translation is MKLKRFSRLLVFLLLFLISSLALPWKIESPEQINLQVLGEKKTVLIKIKNFWGFSPWWKSLQVKTVDGDLLNVKLVSDQVQLSPKLLEGKTELMIRSFPVITYLSVEVDPYLEDLDKDGFPDVAELKTESDRQLFRDLFVNIARSQIAQESELWKEKDCSGLVRFAYREALKKHNTAWFQSFQGELESLFDIQSFNYPRIPLLGTRLFRIKPGPLRFDTIETDFSVFASAQYLLSHNVVFLGRDIQVAERGDLIFFYHPGFFNFPYHVMIYEGKGKVIYHTGTIEDQEGYIQEIFLDDLKKHPDRRWWPVVDNPSFLGFYRFKILE
- a CDS encoding M20 family metallopeptidase — encoded protein: MPDLKSLLDNEFDLFEPIHLAQNLVRISSVSRTRGESDLARYIANYLIDHQIRVEWQEVEEGRANIIAEIDGGRGEGPCLLLNGHLDTVPVGTGWTMPPLGGQVVDNYLYGRGSCDMKGSLAAMMYTAKIVSLFTPNLFGKLKLVFVVDEEQDNLGIKKWIEIWQKNWEPIDFAVVGEPTGLNISLGHRGVAAFRVTIKGKSCHAGIAHRGINAIYIASEILQVIKEKQNEFDQYGDDDIGKPALSVGKIQGGTSPNVVPDLCFFEVDVRTVPGLSLDEIKSLICDSVKKVFEIHNLPSTFEIEQSIPHLPPVKIPRDVPGIDILSRSISDIPGEMPIFAPFPASCEAAFLDQVDIPTVIIGPGRIEEAHTANEFVSITQIVAASRIYSLLALRFLGGE
- the pyrE gene encoding orotate phosphoribosyltransferase, producing MREQEILQLFREAGAFMEGHFLLTSGLHSPFYIEKFKLLQQPKYVELLAGELIERFSGATPDVVVGPAVGGIILAYEVARQLGIRMAFTERENGKMKFRRDFVLDQNNSVLVVEDVVTTGSSAQEVIDVIEETGAKIIGVGILVDRSGGKIQFKYPFQPLLQMEVKTYSPDECPLCQEHIELQKRGSRNLSANP
- a CDS encoding dihydroorotate dehydrogenase, whose translation is MNLQVHLGNLTLSNPIILASGTAGYGREIAPYLDLDRVGAFTLKGLSSTPWVGNPPPRIHETYAGIMNSIGLENKGFDRFFREDLPFLENFQTKIIANIWGKTIEEYSDIAKKMNGLERIDAIEVNVSCPNIEQGGESFSSNGQVLCQLIQNLRQKIQKPLIVKLGPNTDDLNNVLQFMEKEGVDILSVTNTFPALAIDVENQSYIFSRKTAGLSGPAIKPLALKLVYDVIQRTRLPIIGMGGIMKTEDALEYFLIGAQAVALGSVNLIDPSAAVQIIEGIKTYLVQKNIFDINDLIGKVR
- a CDS encoding dihydroorotate dehydrogenase electron transfer subunit, which codes for MKRAKIVQKRFLGTSFVELWLEEKDIAHLASPGQFVMVTTGSSYDPFLKRPLGILACQENQFGLLFEIVGRGTQILSQLEIGDQVDLLGPLGNGFSLNPKEALLIGGGRGFVPLYFLAQIFINKKVPFQFFFGIRSQEEKVLIEYLSQLPIPLVISCQEEFSGFYCGTVLDAFENWRQQHSLSKSAPKIYACGPQGMFQTLAKMDDIIPNQIEVSLESRMGCGYGVCLSCAVKKKGLPGYFHVCKDGPVFRLGEIEL
- the pyrF gene encoding orotidine-5'-phosphate decarboxylase, with amino-acid sequence MNFADRISLCIQKFGPLVLGLDPHIEYLPRFILEQELKEKGKTWEALAQAVTLTNNKLLDELQDTVGMIKIQMAFYEMLGIPGMSALKSTIEHARNLGYIIILDGKRNDISSTALAYARGYLSSVSFPGGQIESFWKVDALTINPYLGEDGLRPFIDEAGKTDKGIFVLCRTSNRSAPTVQDVSGPEKVYVKVAQMVEALGEKMIGESGFSSIGIVVGATYPDDLKLLRTNFPSLLFLIPGVGAQKGYIKSLANAFRDDGLGAIVNVSRDVIFAYREDLNNESGVGFEKKARERAIYYQERFWELFR